One genomic window of Glycine soja cultivar W05 chromosome 9, ASM419377v2, whole genome shotgun sequence includes the following:
- the LOC114368525 gene encoding serine/threonine-protein kinase D6PKL2-like, whose product MGGPVAFFIFLFNLSSKRFYVAEVLLAQEYLHMLGVVYRDLKPENILVREDGHIMLTDFNLSLRCWVNPIVVKSSSTSVDPTKTSSSCSQANCMHPFCLQPNWHVSCTPILLPSGAKSQKIKAEISGQVGPLPQLIVEPTNARSNSFVGTYEYLAPEIIKGEGHGSSVDWWTFGILLFELLYGITPFKGSTNEDTLANVVSQSLKFPDTPIVSF is encoded by the exons ATGGGAGGTCCAGTggcttttttcatatttttgtttaatctgTCTTCTAAAAG GTTTTATGTTGCTGAAGTTCTCCTTGCCCAGGAGTATTTGCACATGCTAGGAGTTGTATATAGAGACTTGAAGCCAGAAAATATCCTGGTACGAGAAGATGGCCACATTATGCTTACGGATTTTAACTTGTCACTCAGATGTTGGGTCAATCCAATAGTGGTCAAGTCATCTTCAACAAGTGTGGATCCAACAAAGACGTCCAGCTCATGTTCGCAGGCTAACTGCATGCACCCTTTCTGTCTTCAACCAAATTGGCATGTCTCATGTACTCCTATTTTATTACCAAGTGGAGCAAAATCTCAAAAAATTAAGGCTGAAATAAGTGGTCAGGTTGGTCCACTGCCACAACTTATAGTGGAGCCTACCAATGCTCGATCAAACTCGTTTGTTGGAACCTATGAATATCTTGCTCCGGAAATCATAAAAGGTGAGGGTCATGGGAGTTCTGTAGATTGGTGGACTTTTGGTATACTATTGTTTGAACTTTTATACGGTATAACTCCATTCAAGGGCTCTACAAATGAGGATACATTAGCCAATGTTGTGTCACAGAGCCTTAAGTTCCCAGATACTCCCATAGTGAGTTTTTGA
- the LOC114425074 gene encoding adenylate kinase, chloroplastic-like, with protein sequence MVVLGTTSPSISCLPSSTQTDYKARRYCSFPQRPRPRPRASRFFCGSPFAPNAIHSPSLSVTNEALNVMISGAPASGKGTQCHLITNKYGLVHIAAGDLLRAEIATGSDNGKRAKQYMEKGQLVPDEIVVMMVKERLLKPDSKENGWLLDGYPRSLSQATALEALGFRPHIFLLLEVSEDVLVERVVGRRLDPVTGKIYHLKYSPPETQEIAARLTQRFDDTEEKVKLRLNTHHQNVESVLSMYKDITVKINGNVSKEEVFAQIDSALTSLIEERKAASGSVAA encoded by the exons ATGGTGGTTCTTGGCACCACCTCACCTTCAATTTCCTGCTTGCCGTCTTCAACTCAAACCGACTACAAGGCGCGTCGATACTGTTCTTTTCCGCAACGCCCACGCCCACGCCCACGCGCTTCACGTTTCTTTTGCGGATCCCCTTTCGCTCCAAATGCCATCCATTCTCCTTCTCTG TCTGTGACGAATGAAGCACTGAATGTTATGATTTCTGGGGCTCCTGCTTCTGGTAAAGGAACCCAGTGCCACCTCATCACCAACAAG TACGGTTTGGTTCATATTGCTGCTGGAGATTTACTTAGGGCAGAAATTGCCACTGGAAGTGATAATGGAAAGCGAGCCAAACAATATATGGAGAAGGGACAGTTGGTCCCTGACGAAATTGTTGTGAtg ATGGTTAAGGAGCGTCTCTTGAAACCAGATTCGAAAGAGAATGGTTGGCTTTTGGatggatatcccaggagcttaTCACAGGCCACTGCACTTGAGGCTCTTGGCTTTCGGCctcatatttttcttcttcttgaggTTTCTGAAGATGTTCTTGTGGAGAGAGTAGTTGGACGGAGATTAGATCCTGTTACCGGCAAGATATATCACTTGAAGTATTCTCCTCCAGAGACACAAGAAATAGCCGCAAGGCTTACCCAACGCTTTGATGATACAGAAGAAAAG GTGAAATTGCGATTGAATACCCATCATCAAAATGTGGAGTCAGTCCTTTCCATGTACAAAGACATAACTGTTAAG ATTAACGGAAATGTCTCAAAGGAGGAAGTATTTGCTCAAATTGATAGTGCACTGACAAGTCTTATAGAGGAAAGGAAGGCTGCTTCAGGATCTGTGGCAGCATAG